TGCGGCGCCCGCCGAAGAGCGCGCGGGCGAGGCGGAAGAGGAGATCCTCGTCCTTCGCACGAAACGGCGGCGGGTCGTAGAAACGGAGGCGGATCACCGCCGATTCCACACGGGGGCGCGGACGGAAGGCGGCGGGGCCGACGCGGAAGAGGGGCTCCACCGCGGCCCGGTAGCGCACCGCCAGGGAGAGACGTCCGAAGGCGCGCGAACCGGGAGCGGCGGCGATCCGCTCCGCCGTCTCCCTCTGGAGGCAGAGGACGGCCCGGTCGATCCGGTCCGCCCAGCCCAGCAGGCGCTCCAAGATCGGCGACGTCGCATGATAGGGGATGTTGCCGACCACGACCAGACGGCCTCCCTCCTCGGCCGCGCCCGGGTCGAAATCGAGGAAATCCACGCAATGGAAGCGGACGTTGGTTACACCCGCGAGAAAGCGCTGTTGTTCCTCCATCAACCGCCGGTCGATTTCGACGGAGTCGACCCGGGCCGCCCGTTCCGCCAGAAGGGCGGTCAGCGTTCCCGGTCCGGAACCGATCTCCAGCACCCTCTCCCGTCCGGTCGGATCCGCCGCGTCCGCGATCTTGCGGAGCAGGTTCGGATCGACGAGGAAGTTCTGGCCCAGGCTCTTGCTCGGCCGGTGCCCCGCCTCCCGGAGCGCCCGCGCCGCGCCGGCCGGTGTCCGCCGCTCCTCCGCCAACTCACTCCTCCAGGCGAAACAAACGCCGCGTGTTGGCGGCGGTGATTCGGTCCATCTCCTCGACGCCCCGCTCCCGGACGGCGGCGACACGCTCCAGCACGAAACGGACGAAGGCGGGCTCGTTCAAACCGCGGCCGCGATGCGGCTCCGGCGTGAGCCAGGGGCAGTCCGTCTCGATGAGGAGGCGGTCCTCCGGGCAGAGACGGGCCACGCGCTCCAGCCTCCCCCCGGGCTTCTTGGCGAAGGTGATCGGTCCGGGGATGGAGATGAAAAAGCCGAGGTCCACGGCGCGT
This sequence is a window from Candidatus Eisenbacteria bacterium. Protein-coding genes within it:
- the rsmA gene encoding ribosomal RNA small subunit methyltransferase A gives rise to the protein MAEERRTPAGAARALREAGHRPSKSLGQNFLVDPNLLRKIADAADPTGRERVLEIGSGPGTLTALLAERAARVDSVEIDRRLMEEQQRFLAGVTNVRFHCVDFLDFDPGAAEEGGRLVVVGNIPYHATSPILERLLGWADRIDRAVLCLQRETAERIAAAPGSRAFGRLSLAVRYRAAVEPLFRVGPAAFRPRPRVESAVIRLRFYDPPPFRAKDEDLLFRLARALFGGRRKMIRTGLRRFGSFTPEQIRSVEKKSGVSLASRPEELDVAAWCRLADAVGSTA